One segment of Candidatus Methylomirabilota bacterium DNA contains the following:
- the tadA gene encoding tRNA adenosine(34) deaminase TadA, translated as MPVPLPMTNVAGMETAEAEDARRMGLALEEARRAEAAGEVPVGAVVVLDGRVIGRGHNRVIAAADPTAHAEIIALRDAAQAVRNYRLAGADLYTTVEPCPMCCGAAVNARVTRVVYGAADPKAGAARTLYRLLDDPRLNHQVTVVAGVQSAECGALLSEFFHKKRA; from the coding sequence ATGCCCGTCCCCCTGCCCATGACCAACGTGGCGGGAATGGAGACGGCCGAAGCCGAGGACGCGCGGCGCATGGGGCTGGCGCTGGAGGAAGCCCGGCGCGCCGAGGCGGCCGGCGAAGTGCCGGTGGGCGCCGTGGTGGTGCTGGACGGCCGGGTCATCGGCCGCGGGCACAACCGGGTGATTGCGGCGGCCGATCCGACCGCGCATGCAGAGATCATCGCGTTGAGAGACGCGGCGCAGGCGGTTCGCAATTACCGGCTGGCCGGCGCCGATCTCTACACGACGGTGGAGCCGTGCCCGATGTGTTGCGGCGCCGCGGTCAACGCGCGGGTCACGCGGGTTGTCTACGGCGCGGCGGATCCGAAGGCGGGCGCCGCGCGGACGCTGTACCGGCTGCTGGACGACCCGCGGTTGAACCACCAGGTGACGGTGGTGGCCGGGGTGCAAAGCGCGGAGTGCGGAGCGCTCCTGAGCGAGTTCTTTCACAAGAAAAGAGCGTAA